A single window of Mangifera indica cultivar Alphonso chromosome 18, CATAS_Mindica_2.1, whole genome shotgun sequence DNA harbors:
- the LOC123201526 gene encoding probable serine/threonine-protein kinase PBL7 isoform X1, which yields MGWLPCSGNSNKKAKAKAKDKMKMNQKPVDRISSVTEKLKTDSSWSVKESSQNGGSDHIAAQTLTFRDLATATKNFRADCLLGEGGFGRVYKGHLESTNQVVAIKQLNRNGLQGNREFLVEVLMLSLLHHPNLVNLIGYCADGDQRLLVYEYMPLGSLEDHLQGRKYNDITHIIILPFLFHAHLIAVLLCYSADISPGKKPLDWNTRMKIAAGAARGLEYLHVTANPPVIYRDLKCSNILLGEGYHPKLSDFGLAKLGPVGDNTHVSTRVMGTYGYCAPEYAMTGQLTLKSDVYSFGVVLLEIITGRKAIDTSKAAAEQNLVAWARPLFKDRTKFSLIADPELQGQFPSRGLYQALAVAAMCVQEQPDMRPVIADVVTALTYLASQKYDPDTHIVRSPRLAPVTPPRAKRDRDKKYSGGSGSERDRTRRLS from the exons ATGGGATGGCTGCCTTGTTCTGGCAATTCCAACAAGAAAGCTAAAGCTAAGGCCAAGGacaaaatgaagatgaatcagAAGCCTGTTGATCGGATCAGTTCCGTTACTG AGAAATTGAAGACAGATTCCTCCTGGAGTGTTAAGGAGTCATCTCAAAACGGAGGGTCCGACCACATTGCAGCCCAGACACTTACCTTCCGTGACTTGGCAACTGcaactaaaaattttagagCAGACTGTCTCTTGGGAGAGGGGGGTTTTGGTAGAGTGTATAAAGGGCATTTAGAAAGTACTAACCAG GTTGTAGCTATCAAGCAACTAAATCGTAATGGATTGCAGGGTAACAGAGAATTCCTTGTCGAAGTATTGATGCTAAGTTTACTTCACCATCCTAATTTGGTTAATCTAATTGGTTATTGTGCTGATGGAGATCAAAGGCTTTTGGTTTATGAATATATGCCTTTGGGATCTTTGGAAGACCACTTACAAGGTAGAAAATACAATGATATCacacatatcattattttaccttttctttttcaCGCTCACTTGATTGCAGTTCTCTTGTGCTATTCTGCAGATATTTCACCTGGTAAGAAACCACTTGATTGGAATACAAGAATGAAAATAGCAGCTGGAGCAGCAAGGGGATTGGAGTATTTACATGTCACAGCTAATCCCCCCGTTATATATCGAGATTTAAAATGTTCTAATATTTTGCTTGGTGAAGGATATCATCCCAAGCTCTCTGATTTTGGCTTGGCCAAACTTGGTCCTGTTGGAGATAACACCCATGTATCTACCAGGGTTATGGGCACCTATGGATACTGTGCTCCAGAGTATGCAATGACAGGTCAACTGACTTTAAAATCAGATGTGTACAGCTTTGGAGTTGTGCTTCTGGAAATCATTACGGGCAGGAAAGCAATTGACACTTCAAAAGCTGCGGCAGAGCAAAATCTGGTTGCATGG GCAAGACCCTTGTTCAAAGATCGAACAAAATTCTCTCTCATTGCTGATCCAGAGCTCCAAGGTCAATTTCCTTCAAGGGGCTTATACCAAGCTCTTGCTGTTGCAGCAATGTGTGTCCAGGAGCAGCCAGATATGCGACCAGTTATCGCTGATGTTGTCACTGCTTTGACTTACCTGGCTTCTCAAAAGTATGACCCTGATACTCATATCGTCCGAAGCCCCCGCTTGGCCCCTGTTACTCCTCCTAGAGCAAAGAGAGACAGAGACAAAAAGTACAGTGGTGGTAGCGGATCTGAAAGAGATCGAACCAGAAGATTAAGTTAA
- the LOC123201526 gene encoding probable serine/threonine-protein kinase PBL7 isoform X3 yields MGWLPCSGNSNKKAKAKAKDKMKMNQKPVDRISSVTEKLKTDSSWSVKESSQNGGSDHIAAQTLTFRDLATATKNFRADCLLGEGGFGRVYKGHLESTNQVVAIKQLNRNGLQGNREFLVEVLMLSLLHHPNLVNLIGYCADGDQRLLVYEYMPLGSLEDHLQDISPGKKPLDWNTRMKIAAGAARGLEYLHVTANPPVIYRDLKCSNILLGEGYHPKLSDFGLAKLGPVGDNTHVSTRVMGTYGYCAPEYAMTGQLTLKSDVYSFGVVLLEIITGRKAIDTSKAAAEQNLVAWARPLFKDRTKFSLIADPELQGQFPSRGLYQALAVAAMCVQEQPDMRPVIADVVTALTYLASQKYDPDTHIVRSPRLAPVTPPRAKRDRDKKYSGGSGSERDRTRRLS; encoded by the exons ATGGGATGGCTGCCTTGTTCTGGCAATTCCAACAAGAAAGCTAAAGCTAAGGCCAAGGacaaaatgaagatgaatcagAAGCCTGTTGATCGGATCAGTTCCGTTACTG AGAAATTGAAGACAGATTCCTCCTGGAGTGTTAAGGAGTCATCTCAAAACGGAGGGTCCGACCACATTGCAGCCCAGACACTTACCTTCCGTGACTTGGCAACTGcaactaaaaattttagagCAGACTGTCTCTTGGGAGAGGGGGGTTTTGGTAGAGTGTATAAAGGGCATTTAGAAAGTACTAACCAG GTTGTAGCTATCAAGCAACTAAATCGTAATGGATTGCAGGGTAACAGAGAATTCCTTGTCGAAGTATTGATGCTAAGTTTACTTCACCATCCTAATTTGGTTAATCTAATTGGTTATTGTGCTGATGGAGATCAAAGGCTTTTGGTTTATGAATATATGCCTTTGGGATCTTTGGAAGACCACTTACAAG ATATTTCACCTGGTAAGAAACCACTTGATTGGAATACAAGAATGAAAATAGCAGCTGGAGCAGCAAGGGGATTGGAGTATTTACATGTCACAGCTAATCCCCCCGTTATATATCGAGATTTAAAATGTTCTAATATTTTGCTTGGTGAAGGATATCATCCCAAGCTCTCTGATTTTGGCTTGGCCAAACTTGGTCCTGTTGGAGATAACACCCATGTATCTACCAGGGTTATGGGCACCTATGGATACTGTGCTCCAGAGTATGCAATGACAGGTCAACTGACTTTAAAATCAGATGTGTACAGCTTTGGAGTTGTGCTTCTGGAAATCATTACGGGCAGGAAAGCAATTGACACTTCAAAAGCTGCGGCAGAGCAAAATCTGGTTGCATGG GCAAGACCCTTGTTCAAAGATCGAACAAAATTCTCTCTCATTGCTGATCCAGAGCTCCAAGGTCAATTTCCTTCAAGGGGCTTATACCAAGCTCTTGCTGTTGCAGCAATGTGTGTCCAGGAGCAGCCAGATATGCGACCAGTTATCGCTGATGTTGTCACTGCTTTGACTTACCTGGCTTCTCAAAAGTATGACCCTGATACTCATATCGTCCGAAGCCCCCGCTTGGCCCCTGTTACTCCTCCTAGAGCAAAGAGAGACAGAGACAAAAAGTACAGTGGTGGTAGCGGATCTGAAAGAGATCGAACCAGAAGATTAAGTTAA
- the LOC123201526 gene encoding probable serine/threonine-protein kinase PBL7 isoform X2 — protein MGWLPCSGNSNKKAKAKAKDKMKMNQKPVDRISSVTEKLKTDSSWSVKESSQNGGSDHIAAQTLTFRDLATATKNFRADCLLGEGGFGRVYKGHLESTNQVVAIKQLNRNGLQGNREFLVEVLMLSLLHHPNLVNLIGYCADGDQRLLVYEYMPLGSLEDHLQVLLCYSADISPGKKPLDWNTRMKIAAGAARGLEYLHVTANPPVIYRDLKCSNILLGEGYHPKLSDFGLAKLGPVGDNTHVSTRVMGTYGYCAPEYAMTGQLTLKSDVYSFGVVLLEIITGRKAIDTSKAAAEQNLVAWARPLFKDRTKFSLIADPELQGQFPSRGLYQALAVAAMCVQEQPDMRPVIADVVTALTYLASQKYDPDTHIVRSPRLAPVTPPRAKRDRDKKYSGGSGSERDRTRRLS, from the exons ATGGGATGGCTGCCTTGTTCTGGCAATTCCAACAAGAAAGCTAAAGCTAAGGCCAAGGacaaaatgaagatgaatcagAAGCCTGTTGATCGGATCAGTTCCGTTACTG AGAAATTGAAGACAGATTCCTCCTGGAGTGTTAAGGAGTCATCTCAAAACGGAGGGTCCGACCACATTGCAGCCCAGACACTTACCTTCCGTGACTTGGCAACTGcaactaaaaattttagagCAGACTGTCTCTTGGGAGAGGGGGGTTTTGGTAGAGTGTATAAAGGGCATTTAGAAAGTACTAACCAG GTTGTAGCTATCAAGCAACTAAATCGTAATGGATTGCAGGGTAACAGAGAATTCCTTGTCGAAGTATTGATGCTAAGTTTACTTCACCATCCTAATTTGGTTAATCTAATTGGTTATTGTGCTGATGGAGATCAAAGGCTTTTGGTTTATGAATATATGCCTTTGGGATCTTTGGAAGACCACTTACAAG TTCTCTTGTGCTATTCTGCAGATATTTCACCTGGTAAGAAACCACTTGATTGGAATACAAGAATGAAAATAGCAGCTGGAGCAGCAAGGGGATTGGAGTATTTACATGTCACAGCTAATCCCCCCGTTATATATCGAGATTTAAAATGTTCTAATATTTTGCTTGGTGAAGGATATCATCCCAAGCTCTCTGATTTTGGCTTGGCCAAACTTGGTCCTGTTGGAGATAACACCCATGTATCTACCAGGGTTATGGGCACCTATGGATACTGTGCTCCAGAGTATGCAATGACAGGTCAACTGACTTTAAAATCAGATGTGTACAGCTTTGGAGTTGTGCTTCTGGAAATCATTACGGGCAGGAAAGCAATTGACACTTCAAAAGCTGCGGCAGAGCAAAATCTGGTTGCATGG GCAAGACCCTTGTTCAAAGATCGAACAAAATTCTCTCTCATTGCTGATCCAGAGCTCCAAGGTCAATTTCCTTCAAGGGGCTTATACCAAGCTCTTGCTGTTGCAGCAATGTGTGTCCAGGAGCAGCCAGATATGCGACCAGTTATCGCTGATGTTGTCACTGCTTTGACTTACCTGGCTTCTCAAAAGTATGACCCTGATACTCATATCGTCCGAAGCCCCCGCTTGGCCCCTGTTACTCCTCCTAGAGCAAAGAGAGACAGAGACAAAAAGTACAGTGGTGGTAGCGGATCTGAAAGAGATCGAACCAGAAGATTAAGTTAA